One segment of Gordonia terrae DNA contains the following:
- a CDS encoding ubiquinol-cytochrome c reductase iron-sulfur subunit: protein MSANDKDVPSRDELDQMSTDELVKLGTNLDGVEIIHRSERYTVPGTRVEKRAERQVAIWFTIAGVSALACLGIFLFNHWEFALPDDPNYWWYTFNTPLLGVTFGLSVFAIGVAMILITKKFIPAEISVQDRHDGGSAEVDKKTIVGLLQDTGTTSTLGRRKMIIGSAGFGLGAFALTGLVAFLGGFIKNPWAEGADSPLWHSGWSPIYNPPEAPNETIYLRRDTGNPFQVALVRPEDLDAGGMETVFPWRRSDGFGESEHSRHLLEEGLHQVRNPVMLIRLRPEDAARAVKRKGQESFNYGDYFAYTKVCSHLGCPASLYEQRSNRILCPCHQSQFDALEYAKPIFGPAARALAQLPITVNNEGYLVAAGDFIEPVGPAFWERKS, encoded by the coding sequence ATGAGCGCGAACGACAAGGATGTCCCGTCGCGGGACGAACTCGACCAGATGAGCACCGACGAGCTCGTCAAACTCGGCACCAATCTCGACGGCGTCGAGATCATCCACCGGTCCGAGCGGTACACCGTGCCCGGCACCCGGGTCGAGAAGCGCGCCGAGCGTCAGGTGGCCATCTGGTTCACCATCGCCGGCGTCTCCGCCCTGGCCTGCCTCGGCATCTTCCTGTTCAACCACTGGGAGTTCGCGCTCCCCGATGACCCGAACTACTGGTGGTACACGTTCAACACGCCGCTCCTCGGTGTGACGTTCGGCCTCTCGGTGTTCGCCATCGGCGTCGCGATGATCCTCATCACCAAGAAGTTCATCCCGGCGGAGATCTCGGTCCAGGACCGTCACGACGGTGGATCGGCCGAGGTCGACAAGAAGACGATCGTCGGCCTGCTGCAGGACACCGGCACCACCTCGACCCTCGGTCGCCGCAAGATGATCATCGGCTCGGCCGGGTTCGGTCTCGGTGCGTTCGCGCTCACCGGACTGGTCGCCTTCCTCGGCGGATTCATCAAGAACCCGTGGGCCGAGGGTGCCGACTCGCCGCTGTGGCACTCGGGATGGTCGCCGATCTACAACCCGCCGGAAGCTCCCAACGAGACCATCTACCTGCGGCGCGACACCGGCAACCCGTTCCAGGTCGCCCTGGTCCGGCCGGAAGATCTCGACGCAGGCGGTATGGAGACCGTGTTCCCCTGGCGTCGTTCGGACGGGTTCGGCGAGTCCGAGCACTCCCGCCACCTGCTGGAGGAGGGCCTGCACCAGGTCCGCAACCCCGTCATGCTCATCCGTCTGCGTCCCGAGGACGCGGCCCGTGCCGTCAAGCGCAAGGGTCAGGAGAGCTTCAACTACGGTGACTACTTCGCCTACACCAAGGTGTGCAGCCACCTCGGCTGCCCCGCCTCGCTCTACGAGCAGCGGAGCAACCGCATCCTGTGTCCCTGCCATCAGTCGCAGTTCGACGCACTCGAGTACGCCAAGCCCATCTTCGGACCGGCCGCCCGTGCCCTGGCACAGCTGCCGATCACGGTGAACAATGAGGGTTACCTCGTTGCCGCAGGCGACTTCATCGAGCCCGTAGGACCGGCATTCTGGGAGCGTAAGTCATGA
- a CDS encoding cytochrome b: MSIAERLGTQAEEVDSRYHLAAGMRRQINKVFPTHWSFMLGEIALYSFIILLVSGVYLSLFFDPSMTRVVYDGAYQPLNGVMMTKAYETTLNISFEVRGGLFVRQIHHWAALLFAASIIVHMLRIFFTGAFRRPREANWIIGCLLLILAMFEGFFGYSLPDDLLSGTGVRAAMSGIVLGIPVVGTWIHWALFGGDFPGVIIIPRLYVLHILLFPGIILALIGAHLALVWYQKHTQFPGPGRTEKNVVGVRIMPVFAAKAGAMFAFVTGVLAIMSGIFQINPVWNIGPYNPAQVSAGSQPDIYMMWTDGLIRLFPAWELYLGNYTVPMSNWVVLIMTIIFGLMFAYPWIEKKLTGDDAHHNLLQRPRDAPVRTAIGAMAVSFYILLTIACMNDIIAFKFHISLNATTWIGRIGLIILPPLVYFITYRWALSLQRSDREVLAHGIETGIIKRLPQGEYIEVHQPLGPVDSHGHPIPLPYEGAALPKRMNKLGSAGAPGTGSILTADPLEEQLRNVELEHEIEAGERKALRELQAKGGNPFGE; the protein is encoded by the coding sequence ATGAGCATCGCCGAACGCCTCGGCACTCAAGCCGAAGAAGTCGACTCGCGGTATCACCTGGCCGCGGGTATGCGTCGCCAGATCAACAAGGTCTTCCCCACCCACTGGTCGTTCATGCTGGGTGAGATCGCGCTGTACAGCTTCATCATCCTGCTGGTCTCCGGCGTCTACCTGTCGCTGTTCTTCGATCCGTCGATGACGCGCGTGGTCTACGACGGCGCCTACCAGCCGCTCAACGGCGTGATGATGACCAAGGCGTACGAGACCACGCTGAACATCTCGTTCGAGGTGCGCGGTGGCCTGTTCGTCCGTCAGATCCACCACTGGGCCGCACTGCTGTTCGCGGCGTCGATCATCGTGCACATGCTGCGCATCTTCTTCACCGGTGCGTTCCGCCGTCCGCGTGAGGCCAACTGGATCATCGGCTGCCTCCTGCTGATCCTGGCGATGTTCGAGGGCTTCTTCGGCTACTCGCTCCCCGACGACCTGCTCTCGGGCACCGGCGTCCGCGCCGCGATGAGTGGCATCGTCCTCGGTATCCCGGTGGTCGGCACCTGGATTCACTGGGCGCTGTTCGGCGGCGACTTCCCCGGCGTGATCATCATCCCGCGCCTCTACGTGCTGCACATCCTGCTCTTCCCGGGCATCATCCTGGCGCTGATCGGTGCGCACCTCGCGCTCGTCTGGTACCAGAAGCACACGCAGTTCCCCGGTCCCGGCCGCACCGAGAAGAACGTCGTCGGTGTCCGCATCATGCCGGTGTTCGCGGCCAAGGCCGGCGCGATGTTCGCCTTCGTCACCGGCGTGCTCGCGATCATGTCGGGCATCTTCCAGATCAACCCGGTCTGGAACATCGGTCCGTACAACCCGGCACAGGTCTCCGCGGGTTCGCAGCCCGACATCTACATGATGTGGACCGACGGCCTGATACGTCTGTTCCCGGCGTGGGAGCTCTACCTGGGCAATTACACGGTGCCGATGTCGAACTGGGTCGTGCTGATCATGACGATCATCTTCGGCCTGATGTTCGCCTACCCGTGGATCGAGAAGAAGCTCACCGGCGACGATGCGCACCACAACCTGCTGCAGCGTCCTCGTGACGCACCGGTGCGGACTGCGATCGGCGCCATGGCGGTCTCGTTCTACATCCTGCTGACGATCGCGTGTATGAACGACATCATCGCGTTCAAGTTCCACATCTCGCTCAACGCGACGACCTGGATCGGACGCATCGGCCTGATCATCCTGCCGCCGCTGGTGTACTTCATCACCTACCGTTGGGCGCTCTCGTTGCAGCGCAGCGACCGCGAGGTCCTGGCACACGGCATCGAGACCGGCATCATCAAGCGTCTCCCGCAGGGTGAGTACATCGAGGTCCACCAGCCGCTCGGCCCGGTCGACAGCCACGGACACCCGATCCCGCTCCCCTACGAGGGTGCGGCGCTGCCGAAGCGGATGAACAAGCTCGGTTCCGCGGGCGCACCGGGTACCGGTTCGATCCTCACGGCCGATCCGCTGGAGGAGCAGCTGCGCAACGTCGAACTCGAGCACGAGATCGAGGCAGGCGAACGCAAGGCTCTCCGCGAGCTACAGGCCAAGGGCGGCAACCCCTTCGGCGAGTAG
- a CDS encoding bifunctional phosphatase PAP2/diacylglycerol kinase family protein, with protein sequence MHRPPRSSGLSQITRGMGTLDAEIYDSIARSPSPLLDVTMPALTRAADHSKLWMAIAAGLAVSGRPSLQRGAARGIVSLAVTSLVTNQGAKRVRRRSRPAHGLIPVPRRGRRRTTSNSLPSGHSASAAAFAVGVAVENPPAGLLLSALAGLVGLSRVATGAHYPGDVVAGLGIGAAIATIGARVVPPITEPSLSLAAPSVVDADRNPDGVGLVVVVNPGSADGRGRRVLEEIRRRLPAAEIIELGETDDMAAVFADVATRATILGVAGGDGTVACAAGPALAADIALAVFPAGTFNHFARDIGCGTVEATIEAIRSGSASRVDAVWLNDSRLILNTASIGAHPDFVRVRRRLQRRISRPLATAAAVLHVLRKDPHVRIEVEGRVLDASLFLVGNSIYQPTGFLPTRRVRLDDGLLDVRILETGHRWATLRLLGSLAVGRLERSHLYHEMQVPEFRFTAVDGPVAVSHDGEVEDSYSHADFRVDYRALKVFRPVAPRRL encoded by the coding sequence ATGCACCGACCGCCCCGAAGTTCCGGTCTGTCCCAGATCACCCGTGGGATGGGCACTCTCGACGCCGAGATCTACGATTCGATCGCCCGCTCACCGAGCCCACTGCTCGACGTGACGATGCCGGCGCTCACCCGGGCGGCCGACCACTCCAAGCTGTGGATGGCCATCGCGGCCGGGCTCGCCGTGTCCGGACGTCCGTCGCTGCAGCGCGGTGCCGCGCGCGGCATCGTCTCGCTCGCCGTGACAAGCCTGGTGACCAACCAGGGCGCCAAACGTGTGCGTCGCCGCTCGCGTCCGGCCCACGGGCTCATCCCGGTGCCACGACGCGGCCGCCGGCGCACGACGTCGAATTCCCTGCCCTCGGGTCACTCGGCCAGCGCTGCGGCGTTCGCCGTCGGCGTTGCCGTCGAGAACCCGCCGGCGGGTCTCCTGCTGTCCGCACTGGCCGGGCTGGTCGGCTTGTCCCGGGTGGCCACCGGGGCCCACTACCCCGGTGATGTGGTCGCCGGGCTCGGCATCGGCGCCGCGATCGCGACCATCGGTGCGCGCGTCGTACCGCCCATCACCGAACCGTCGCTGTCCCTGGCCGCCCCGTCGGTCGTCGACGCGGACCGCAACCCGGACGGCGTGGGTCTGGTCGTCGTCGTGAATCCGGGTTCCGCGGATGGCCGTGGGCGTCGGGTCCTCGAGGAGATCCGCCGCCGACTGCCGGCCGCCGAGATCATCGAGCTCGGAGAGACCGACGACATGGCGGCCGTGTTCGCCGACGTCGCGACGCGCGCGACGATCCTCGGGGTGGCCGGTGGCGACGGCACCGTGGCGTGCGCCGCCGGGCCGGCACTCGCCGCCGACATCGCCCTCGCGGTGTTCCCCGCGGGCACCTTCAACCACTTCGCCCGCGACATCGGTTGCGGCACGGTGGAGGCCACCATCGAGGCGATCCGTTCCGGGTCGGCGTCACGTGTCGATGCGGTGTGGCTCAACGATTCCCGACTGATCCTGAACACGGCGAGCATCGGCGCGCACCCCGACTTCGTCCGGGTCCGCCGGCGCCTACAGCGTCGGATCAGCCGTCCTCTCGCGACCGCGGCCGCCGTACTCCATGTCCTCCGCAAGGATCCGCACGTACGCATCGAGGTGGAGGGACGGGTGCTCGACGCGTCCCTGTTCCTCGTCGGCAACTCCATCTACCAGCCGACCGGATTCCTGCCTACCCGTCGTGTCCGACTCGACGACGGTCTCCTCGACGTGCGCATCCTCGAGACCGGTCACCGCTGGGCGACCCTACGGCTGCTCGGCTCACTCGCCGTCGGACGCCTCGAACGTTCGCACCTCTACCACGAGATGCAGGTGCCCGAGTTCCGGTTCACCGCGGTCGACGGTCCCGTCGCCGTGTCGCATGACGGCGAGGTCGAGGATTCGTACTCCCACGCCGACTTCCGGGTCGACTACCGCGCCCTCAAGGTGTTCCGGCCCGTAGCCCCCAGGCGGCTCTGA
- a CDS encoding cytochrome c oxidase subunit 4, whose product MKIEARLFEMLTAFFFLTGVAYTLFTAFTSKGIEWVGVVGLFFAAGLTLIAGTFFRFVARRVEIRPEDYEDAEIEDGAGELGFFSPHSWWPILIALGASTFAVGFATGNFWLSIFAAVVIMGTAAGLVFEYHVGPEKH is encoded by the coding sequence ATGAAGATCGAGGCACGCCTCTTCGAGATGCTGACCGCCTTCTTCTTTCTGACGGGCGTCGCGTACACCCTGTTCACCGCTTTCACCAGCAAGGGCATCGAGTGGGTCGGCGTCGTCGGCCTGTTCTTCGCGGCCGGCCTGACGCTCATCGCGGGCACCTTCTTCCGCTTCGTCGCCCGACGCGTCGAGATCCGCCCGGAGGACTACGAAGACGCCGAGATCGAGGACGGCGCCGGCGAGCTGGGCTTCTTCAGCCCGCACTCGTGGTGGCCCATCCTCATCGCGCTCGGCGCCTCGACCTTCGCGGTCGGCTTCGCCACCGGCAACTTCTGGCTGTCGATCTTCGCGGCGGTGGTCATCATGGGTACGGCTGCCGGACTCGTCTTCGAGTACCACGTCGGTCCCGAGAAGCACTGA
- a CDS encoding cytochrome c oxidase subunit II codes for MKRLAFVATLGLGALLMSGCDASEAMRFGWPEGVTPDGKEMVDLWTWSVIAALVMGILVWALIFWTITFHRANDAKKGVFPRQTAYNVPLELTYTAIPFVIIAVLFYFTVIVQNNVESKNDDSKVVVDVTAFQWNWKFGYNQVEFSDGTTYNGFEQNGNPFEVQAQTGSGAETEHAGSDEGGEHGELPGPAGGRDDDIRDYLKFDKIETVGSSSEIPVLVLPTGKRIEFNIASADVIHSFWVPEFLFKRDVFPFPEQNATDPVFQIKSIDRTGAFVGRCAEMCGTYHSMMNFEVRAVAPEDFDSYIRFREANPGATNAEALAAICQAPESVTTVPFDTRRATDGTVGATGDPDNPTLANCTKKVS; via the coding sequence ATGAAGCGACTGGCATTCGTCGCCACTCTCGGCCTCGGCGCACTGCTGATGTCGGGTTGCGACGCCAGTGAGGCGATGCGTTTCGGTTGGCCCGAGGGCGTCACGCCCGACGGCAAAGAGATGGTCGATCTGTGGACCTGGTCGGTCATCGCAGCGCTCGTCATGGGCATCCTGGTGTGGGCGCTGATCTTCTGGACGATCACCTTCCACCGTGCGAACGACGCGAAGAAGGGCGTGTTCCCGCGCCAGACCGCGTACAACGTGCCGCTCGAGCTCACCTACACGGCGATCCCGTTCGTCATCATCGCGGTGCTCTTCTACTTCACGGTCATCGTGCAGAACAACGTCGAGAGCAAGAACGACGACTCGAAGGTCGTCGTCGATGTGACCGCGTTCCAGTGGAACTGGAAGTTCGGCTACAACCAGGTCGAGTTCTCCGACGGCACGACCTACAACGGTTTCGAGCAGAACGGCAACCCGTTCGAGGTCCAGGCCCAGACCGGTAGTGGCGCCGAGACCGAACACGCCGGCAGCGACGAGGGTGGCGAGCACGGCGAGCTCCCGGGTCCCGCCGGTGGCCGTGACGACGACATCCGCGATTACCTGAAGTTCGACAAGATCGAGACGGTCGGCTCGTCGTCGGAGATCCCGGTGCTGGTCCTGCCGACCGGTAAGCGCATCGAGTTCAACATCGCCTCGGCCGACGTCATCCACTCGTTCTGGGTGCCGGAGTTCCTGTTCAAGCGCGACGTCTTCCCGTTCCCGGAGCAGAACGCGACCGACCCGGTCTTCCAGATCAAGTCGATCGACCGGACCGGCGCCTTCGTCGGCCGCTGCGCCGAGATGTGCGGCACGTACCACTCGATGATGAACTTCGAGGTCCGCGCGGTCGCCCCCGAGGACTTCGACAGCTACATCCGCTTCCGTGAGGCGAATCCCGGTGCCACCAACGCCGAGGCTCTCGCAGCGATCTGCCAGGCCCCGGAATCGGTCACCACGGTGCCGTTCGACACCCGCCGGGCCACCGACGGAACCGTCGGCGCAACCGGTGACCCGGACAACCCGACCCTCGCCAACTGCACCAAGAAAGTGAGCTGA
- the asnB gene encoding asparagine synthase (glutamine-hydrolyzing), whose product MCGLLGLLTSDGTAAEVVDPVAVASHCMRHRGPDEPGTWHDDDIVFGFNRLSIIDIEHSHQPLRWGPPENPDRYALVFNGEIYNYLEIRAELARDEGALFRTEGDSEAIVAAFHHWGPDAVRRLRGMFAFAIWDTENRSLFLARDPFGIKPLFVASGPGGLVFGSEKKSLLELIERIGLSTELDPRAIEHYTVLQYVPEPETIHASIRRLESGCHATATPGSPLSIRRYFTPQFGVRPVTDATRQKRYDEIADVLADSVAKHMRADVTVGSFLSGGIDSTAIAALAIRHNPDLITFTTGFEREGYSEVDVAAESAAAIGARHVVKVVGPSEFIEAIPSIVWYLDDPVADPALVPLYFVAAEARKHVKVVLSGEGADELFGGYTIYKEPLSLAAFDRLPRPLRRAAGKISDRIPEGTRGKSLLHRGSLTLEERYYGNARSFDDARLRAVLRDYRPEWTHTDVTAPIYAMSEGWDPVARMQHLDLFTWLRGDILVKADKITMANSLELRVPFLDPEVFAIAEGLPHDEKIAHGTTKYALRKALEQIVPAHVLHRKKLGFPVPIRHWLAGTEMYDWAHETITHSQTDHIFAKDAVIAMLDEHREGVVDNSRRLWTVLMFMVWHGIFVEGTIVPEIIDHTYPVRV is encoded by the coding sequence GTGTGTGGTCTGCTCGGCCTGCTGACATCCGACGGAACGGCCGCCGAGGTCGTCGATCCGGTGGCGGTGGCCTCGCACTGCATGCGGCATCGCGGACCCGATGAACCCGGCACCTGGCACGACGACGACATCGTGTTCGGCTTCAACCGGCTCTCGATCATCGACATCGAGCACTCGCATCAGCCCCTGCGCTGGGGTCCGCCGGAGAATCCCGATCGGTATGCGCTGGTGTTCAACGGGGAGATCTACAACTACCTCGAGATCCGGGCCGAGCTCGCCCGGGACGAGGGCGCGCTGTTCCGCACCGAGGGCGACAGCGAGGCGATCGTCGCGGCCTTCCATCACTGGGGACCCGACGCGGTCCGGCGGCTGCGCGGCATGTTCGCGTTCGCGATCTGGGACACCGAGAACCGCTCGCTCTTCCTCGCCCGTGACCCCTTCGGCATCAAGCCTCTGTTCGTGGCATCGGGCCCCGGCGGGCTCGTCTTCGGCAGCGAGAAGAAGAGTCTGCTCGAACTGATCGAACGCATCGGGTTGTCGACGGAACTCGATCCCCGCGCGATCGAGCACTACACGGTGCTGCAGTACGTCCCGGAACCCGAGACGATCCACGCCTCGATCCGGCGACTGGAGTCGGGCTGCCATGCCACCGCGACACCGGGCAGTCCCCTGTCGATCCGGCGCTATTTCACTCCCCAGTTCGGCGTCCGCCCGGTCACCGACGCCACCCGGCAGAAGCGCTACGACGAGATCGCCGACGTACTCGCCGACTCGGTCGCCAAGCACATGCGGGCCGATGTGACGGTCGGGTCGTTCCTGTCCGGCGGTATCGACTCGACGGCGATCGCCGCGCTGGCGATCCGGCACAACCCAGACCTCATCACCTTCACCACCGGCTTCGAGCGCGAGGGTTATTCGGAGGTCGACGTCGCCGCCGAGTCGGCGGCGGCGATCGGCGCTCGCCACGTGGTGAAGGTCGTCGGACCGTCGGAGTTCATCGAGGCGATCCCCTCGATCGTCTGGTACCTCGACGACCCGGTCGCCGACCCCGCGCTCGTCCCGCTGTACTTCGTGGCAGCCGAGGCACGTAAGCACGTCAAGGTCGTGCTCTCCGGCGAGGGCGCCGACGAATTGTTCGGCGGATACACGATCTACAAGGAGCCGTTGTCCCTGGCCGCCTTCGATCGGCTGCCGCGGCCGCTGCGTCGCGCGGCGGGGAAGATCTCCGACCGGATCCCGGAGGGAACGCGCGGCAAGAGCCTGCTGCACCGCGGTTCGCTCACACTCGAGGAGCGCTATTACGGCAACGCCCGCAGCTTCGACGACGCGCGACTACGCGCGGTCCTGCGCGACTACCGCCCCGAATGGACCCACACCGACGTCACCGCCCCGATCTACGCGATGAGCGAGGGGTGGGATCCGGTGGCCCGCATGCAGCATCTGGATCTGTTCACCTGGCTGCGCGGCGACATCCTCGTCAAGGCGGACAAGATCACGATGGCCAACTCCCTCGAGTTGCGGGTGCCGTTCCTCGACCCGGAGGTGTTCGCGATCGCCGAGGGCCTCCCCCATGACGAGAAGATCGCCCACGGCACAACGAAATACGCGCTGCGCAAGGCACTGGAGCAGATCGTCCCGGCGCATGTCCTGCACCGCAAGAAGCTCGGCTTCCCGGTTCCGATCCGGCATTGGCTTGCCGGCACCGAGATGTACGACTGGGCGCACGAGACCATCACGCACTCCCAGACCGATCACATCTTCGCCAAGGACGCGGTGATCGCGATGCTCGACGAGCATCGAGAAGGCGTGGTGGACAACAGCCGTCGGCTCTGGACGGTCCTGATGTTCATGGTCTGGCACGGCATCTTCGTCGAGGGCACGATCGTCCCGGAGATCATCGACCACACCTATCCGGTGCGGGTCTAG
- a CDS encoding DMT family transporter has product MSWLVLVVSGVFEAVWATALGRSEGFTKPGPTGLFLVALAISMAGLAYAMRDLPVGTAYAVWVGIGASLTVVYAMLTGGQPVSVLRVFFLLMIVGGVIGLKLAN; this is encoded by the coding sequence ATGTCATGGCTCGTTCTCGTCGTGTCGGGTGTGTTCGAAGCAGTGTGGGCCACCGCGTTGGGTCGGTCGGAGGGCTTCACGAAACCGGGGCCGACGGGCTTGTTCCTCGTCGCGCTCGCCATCAGCATGGCCGGACTGGCCTATGCGATGCGCGACTTGCCCGTGGGCACCGCCTACGCCGTGTGGGTGGGCATCGGGGCTTCGCTCACCGTGGTCTACGCCATGCTCACCGGTGGGCAGCCGGTGTCGGTGTTGCGGGTGTTTTTCCTGCTGATGATCGTCGGCGGGGTCATCGGTCTGAAGCTCGCGAACTGA
- a CDS encoding carbohydrate kinase family protein, whose amino-acid sequence MAIVVCGSIATDHLMKFPGKFSEQLLGDHLEHISLSFLVEDLVVRRGGVGGNICYAMGQLGGAPVLVGAVGSDFTEYRQWLESNGVDCRGVRVSESHHTARFMCTTDETMAQLATFYAGAMSESRDIALAEVIAEVGTPDLVLIGADDPAGMIRHTEECRTAGIPFAADPSQQLARLDGEQTRTLIDGAAYLFTNEYEWGLLRQKAGLSEAQVAEMVGVRVTTLGKDGVEIVDRDGTRIHVSVVPETAKVDPTGVGDGFRAGFLSALSKGLGFERAAQVGSMVAVLVLETVSTQDWAWDSDSALARIEGAYGAEAAAEIKAAFAG is encoded by the coding sequence GTGGCAATCGTTGTGTGCGGCTCCATCGCAACCGATCATCTGATGAAGTTCCCGGGCAAGTTCTCCGAGCAGCTGCTCGGCGACCACCTCGAACACATCTCCCTCAGCTTCCTCGTGGAGGACCTCGTCGTCCGGCGCGGTGGGGTCGGCGGCAACATCTGCTACGCGATGGGTCAGCTCGGCGGCGCCCCGGTCCTGGTCGGGGCCGTCGGGTCCGACTTCACCGAGTATCGCCAGTGGCTCGAGTCCAACGGAGTCGACTGCCGCGGTGTCCGCGTGTCGGAGTCCCATCACACCGCGCGGTTCATGTGCACGACCGACGAGACGATGGCCCAGCTGGCCACCTTCTACGCCGGTGCGATGAGCGAGAGCCGCGACATCGCCCTCGCCGAGGTGATCGCCGAGGTCGGCACGCCCGACCTCGTCCTCATCGGTGCCGACGACCCGGCCGGGATGATCCGCCACACCGAGGAGTGCCGAACAGCGGGTATCCCGTTCGCCGCGGACCCGTCGCAGCAGCTGGCCCGCCTCGACGGCGAGCAGACGCGCACCCTCATCGACGGCGCCGCCTACCTGTTCACCAACGAATACGAGTGGGGTCTCCTCCGTCAGAAGGCCGGGTTGTCCGAGGCGCAGGTCGCCGAGATGGTCGGGGTCCGGGTCACGACGCTCGGCAAGGACGGCGTGGAGATCGTCGACCGCGACGGCACCCGCATCCATGTGTCCGTCGTGCCGGAGACCGCGAAGGTCGACCCGACCGGCGTCGGCGACGGATTCCGGGCCGGGTTCCTGTCCGCGCTGTCCAAGGGACTCGGTTTCGAGCGCGCCGCGCAGGTCGGGTCGATGGTCGCGGTGCTCGTGCTCGAGACCGTCTCGACACAGGACTGGGCCTGGGACTCGGACTCGGCTCTCGCCCGGATCGAAGGCGCGTACGGCGCCGAGGCCGCCGCGGAGATCAAGGCGGCGTTCGCCGGCTGA
- a CDS encoding HesB/IscA family protein has protein sequence MTVQNETSTATSTGVVLSDAAASKAKALLDQEGRDDLALRIAVQPGGCAGLRYQLFFDDRTLDGDITTDFGGVTLAVDRMSAPYVQGATIDFVDTIEKQGFTIDNPNATGSCACGDSFN, from the coding sequence ATGACCGTGCAGAACGAAACGAGCACAGCCACGAGCACCGGCGTCGTCCTCAGCGACGCTGCCGCGTCCAAGGCCAAGGCGCTGCTCGACCAAGAGGGCCGCGACGACCTCGCGCTGCGTATCGCCGTCCAGCCGGGTGGTTGCGCGGGCCTGCGGTACCAGCTCTTCTTCGACGATCGCACCCTCGACGGTGACATCACCACCGACTTCGGCGGCGTCACACTGGCCGTCGACCGGATGAGCGCGCCCTACGTGCAGGGCGCGACCATCGACTTCGTCGACACCATCGAGAAGCAGGGTTTCACCATCGACAACCCGAACGCCACCGGCAGCTGTGCCTGCGGCGACTCGTTCAACTGA
- a CDS encoding glycerate kinase has product MRILIAPDSFGDTMSAVVAAHAIARGWTAARPDDELVVAPQSDGGPGFVDVLASRFGTVITESVSGPLGAGVSARWLLDEPSTAYIECAQACGLHQLGGTPTPRTAVGADTRGVGELVVAALARGVDRIVIGLGGSATTDGGAGLLEALGGGDHARRRLRGVELIAASDVENPLLGPLGAAAVFGPQKGADPDTVALLARRLDDFSRVLGDLAGRDIADEPGAGAAGGLGAALLALGGVRVSGATVVADATGLAAEVAAADVVVTGEGRFDAQTLRGKVVSALHSAASSLGAHGAGAATIVLAGQVALSPDEIAEAGVAAAHAIVDVAGSVEVAMADAENQLVALAETVASDLDDAHR; this is encoded by the coding sequence GTGCGCATCCTGATCGCGCCGGACTCGTTCGGCGACACCATGTCCGCGGTGGTCGCCGCGCACGCGATCGCCCGCGGGTGGACTGCCGCGCGGCCGGATGACGAACTCGTCGTGGCCCCGCAGTCCGACGGCGGACCGGGCTTCGTCGACGTCCTGGCGTCGCGATTCGGGACCGTGATCACCGAATCGGTGTCCGGCCCGCTCGGCGCGGGCGTGAGTGCCCGGTGGCTTCTCGACGAACCGTCGACCGCCTACATCGAGTGCGCGCAGGCGTGCGGTCTACATCAGCTGGGCGGTACGCCGACGCCGCGCACGGCGGTGGGGGCCGACACCCGAGGTGTCGGTGAGCTCGTCGTGGCGGCACTGGCGCGCGGGGTGGACCGGATCGTGATCGGACTCGGCGGCAGTGCGACGACCGACGGCGGTGCCGGCCTGCTGGAGGCCCTGGGCGGCGGCGATCACGCCCGGCGGCGACTTCGCGGCGTGGAGCTGATCGCGGCATCCGATGTGGAGAACCCGCTCCTGGGCCCGCTGGGCGCGGCGGCGGTGTTCGGTCCGCAGAAGGGCGCCGACCCGGACACCGTCGCCCTGCTCGCCAGGCGGCTCGACGACTTCTCGCGCGTCCTCGGTGACCTCGCAGGTCGGGACATCGCCGACGAGCCGGGTGCCGGTGCCGCAGGTGGTCTGGGTGCGGCGCTCCTCGCGCTCGGAGGCGTCCGCGTCTCCGGCGCCACCGTCGTCGCCGACGCGACCGGCCTGGCTGCCGAGGTCGCCGCGGCCGACGTCGTCGTCACCGGGGAGGGCAGGTTCGATGCGCAGACGCTCCGCGGCAAGGTCGTCTCCGCACTGCACTCCGCTGCCTCGTCGCTCGGCGCTCACGGTGCCGGAGCGGCGACGATCGTCCTCGCGGGACAGGTCGCCCTGAGCCCCGACGAGATCGCCGAGGCCGGTGTGGCGGCAGCGCACGCGATCGTCGACGTCGCGGGCTCGGTCGAGGTCGCGATGGCCGATGCGGAGAACCAGCTCGTCGCGCTCGCCGAAACGGTGGCGTCCGATCTCGATGACGCGCACCGCTGA